Part of the Paenibacillus sp. FSL R7-0273 genome is shown below.
ATAGGTAACCCAAGCTTTGAAGATTTCTCAACGGCTCCAAATCATAGATTTGGTTAGATGATAAATTCAGAGTAAGCAAGTCAGTTAATTTAGACAAAGGAGCAAGATCTTTGATGTTATTATTCGCAGCATCGAGTCTCCAAAGATTAGCCAATCCTGCTAGCGGCCTTAGATCTGTGATCTTGTTAGAACTTATGGATAACGTATTCAGATTAACTAAACTAATCCCGCTAGCGGTGAAAGATCATTGATTTGGTTCCTTAATATCGATAAATCTGTCAACTTCGTTAACTTCCTGAGAGGCTTAATATCCTCGATTTGATTGCTATCCAATTCCAAAGTCGTCACATTAACTGCATACTCCAAACCCTGCAAACTCTTAATTTCTTTACCCGATAAAGGAACGTCGGTCAGTGACTCTAAATCCTCTTTTGTTAGTGATTCATCGTCGTTTTTATTTAATAATGACTTAATCGCT
Proteins encoded:
- a CDS encoding leucine-rich repeat domain-containing protein gives rise to the protein MKKYLAGLLITFVICLGLPGQAYMEASNQQPLAFEDFKLEQAIKSLLNKNDDESLTKEDLESLTDVPLSGKEIKSLQGLEYAVNVTTLELDSNQIEDIKPLRKLTKLTDLSILRNQINDLSPLAGLV